Proteins encoded by one window of Methanobacterium sp. CWC-01:
- a CDS encoding PRC-barrel domain-containing protein → MVEPERKLIKGEEKVWSEIKGYQVATSNARILGELEELIVNDRTGKITDVVIKVDKGRNVQVKGAKKKGDNLLIPFGKVEKVGEFIIISE, encoded by the coding sequence ATGGTGGAACCAGAGAGGAAACTTATAAAAGGGGAAGAAAAGGTATGGAGCGAGATTAAGGGTTATCAAGTGGCCACTAGTAACGCCCGTATCTTGGGGGAGCTGGAAGAGCTCATAGTAAACGATCGTACTGGTAAAATAACCGATGTGGTAATCAAAGTTGATAAAGGTCGAAATGTACAGGTTAAGGGTGCTAAAAAGAAGGGAGACAATCTCCTGATTCCATTCGGCAAGGTGGAAAAGGTGGGAGAATTTATTATCATCTCCGAATAA
- a CDS encoding ABC transporter ATP-binding protein has translation MLLEITDLAVEVNGKEILSDIDLYIDKGETHVLLGPNGSGKSTLFMTLLGFPKYNVTRGEIIFKGEDITDYSTTARVKMGVGVSFQNPPAIRGVKLQDLLKIEHHETGEELSPEMMGMVKKLKFDEHFLERDVNLGFSGGEVKRSEILQLLAQEPDFIMFDEPDSGVDIENVELLAEEINILLDKDKKPALREKSGLLITHLGYILNFVTANTAHVLMDGKIACSGIPDEILEHVRKEGFKGCVECCGIH, from the coding sequence CTGCTACTGGAGATAACCGATTTAGCGGTTGAGGTTAATGGGAAAGAAATTTTAAGCGACATAGACCTCTACATAGACAAGGGAGAAACTCATGTGCTCCTAGGGCCTAATGGATCAGGCAAAAGCACTTTGTTCATGACTTTGTTAGGATTTCCGAAGTACAATGTAACCCGAGGGGAGATAATCTTTAAAGGGGAAGATATAACTGATTACTCAACCACGGCCCGGGTGAAGATGGGTGTGGGTGTGAGTTTCCAGAATCCACCTGCAATTAGAGGGGTCAAGTTACAGGATCTCTTAAAAATTGAACATCACGAAACTGGAGAAGAACTAAGCCCGGAAATGATGGGCATGGTCAAGAAACTCAAATTTGATGAACATTTCCTGGAGAGAGATGTCAATCTGGGTTTTTCCGGGGGAGAAGTGAAGAGATCAGAAATTTTACAGCTACTTGCCCAAGAACCAGACTTCATCATGTTCGACGAACCAGACTCAGGGGTAGATATTGAGAATGTGGAGCTCTTAGCCGAAGAAATCAATATTCTTTTGGATAAAGATAAAAAACCAGCATTAAGAGAGAAATCAGGACTACTTATCACTCATTTGGGTTACATCCTTAACTTCGTCACCGCAAATACTGCCCACGTTTTAATGGATGGAAAAATAGCTTGTTCAGGAATTCCTGATGAAATACTTGAGCATGTGAGAAAAGAAGGTTTTAAGGGGTGCGTAGAATGCTGCGGGATACACTAA
- a CDS encoding SufB/SufD family protein: MLRDTLKKAEKAKKKKATLGEDINLEEFEKEEAGEHEEVESLDQLPSRYQETMLKVGVDPGADERGGSFMMMDQSGILAESRSKSIELLNIRDALEKYNWLSDYMWNAIDVDTDKYTAETALGEPGGFFIRALPGAKTVFPIQACMFIGDNRLAQTAHNIVIAEEGSEIHMITGCATGDDISSALHIGVSEFYIQKDAKISYTMVHNWGEQVEVRPRTAVVLEDNATYINNYILTSPVKTIQSYPTAYCKGENSKVVFQSILGGQKKSILDLGSRVILEGRGSSAEMISRAVSKDQSQIYSRGHLAGKVRDSKGHLECHGLVLSDDSLIYAVPELEGSAVDLELSHEAAVGKIAEEEVLYLTSRGLTEEEAASMIVRGFLSMDITGLPPELATETKRMLDMSLKGM; encoded by the coding sequence ATGCTGCGGGATACACTAAAAAAGGCAGAGAAGGCCAAAAAGAAGAAAGCCACCCTGGGAGAAGACATTAACCTGGAAGAATTTGAAAAAGAAGAAGCAGGGGAACATGAAGAGGTTGAGTCGCTGGATCAGCTTCCCAGCAGATATCAGGAAACCATGCTGAAAGTGGGTGTGGACCCTGGAGCGGATGAACGGGGAGGTTCATTTATGATGATGGACCAAAGCGGAATTTTGGCAGAATCCCGCTCTAAATCTATAGAACTTTTGAATATTAGGGATGCCCTGGAAAAGTATAATTGGCTATCGGACTATATGTGGAATGCCATTGATGTCGATACGGACAAATATACTGCAGAGACAGCTCTAGGCGAACCCGGAGGATTTTTCATCCGCGCCCTGCCTGGAGCCAAAACCGTGTTTCCCATCCAGGCCTGTATGTTCATTGGTGATAATCGACTAGCTCAAACAGCCCACAATATCGTAATCGCAGAAGAAGGCTCAGAAATTCACATGATCACCGGATGTGCCACCGGTGATGATATTTCATCCGCCCTACACATCGGTGTTTCTGAGTTCTACATCCAGAAAGATGCAAAAATCAGTTATACCATGGTCCACAACTGGGGGGAGCAGGTAGAAGTCAGACCCCGCACTGCCGTGGTCCTGGAGGACAATGCCACTTACATCAACAATTACATACTCACCAGTCCCGTAAAAACCATTCAGTCCTACCCTACTGCGTACTGTAAGGGTGAGAACTCTAAGGTTGTTTTTCAATCCATCCTAGGTGGTCAGAAGAAATCTATTCTGGACTTGGGCTCCCGGGTTATCCTGGAAGGTCGTGGTTCCAGTGCCGAAATGATATCCAGAGCAGTGTCCAAAGACCAGTCCCAGATATATTCCCGGGGACATCTGGCCGGTAAAGTGCGAGATTCAAAAGGACACTTGGAATGCCATGGATTGGTTTTATCAGATGATTCCCTGATTTACGCTGTTCCTGAGTTGGAAGGTAGTGCTGTTGATCTGGAACTATCCCACGAAGCCGCGGTAGGGAAGATAGCTGAAGAAGAAGTGCTGTATTTGACGTCCAGGGGTCTTACTGAGGAAGAAGCTGCTAGTATGATCGTCCGCGGATTCCTGAGCATGGACATAACTGGTCTGCCACCAGAACTGGCTACAGAGACCAAACGCATGCTGGATATGAGTCTGAAAGGAATGTAA
- a CDS encoding NTP transferase domain-containing protein produces the protein MVIAVIMAGGKGTRMRSNQEKPLLEVLGQPLIQNVVDAIFSSEYVETVMVATSIHTPQTARWVKNKGLASIDTPGRGYVEDMAYILSRPDLHDKIILTVTADLPLLTGEVVDEVIQYYLQCQKPALSVMVPVEIFYKHCLQPSMVWENLVPSGLNILRGKDTEQDEELLVLGKLEVALNINSPEDIISLKKLGMNSCR, from the coding sequence ATGGTAATTGCAGTGATCATGGCTGGTGGTAAGGGTACCAGAATGCGATCAAACCAGGAGAAACCTCTTCTGGAAGTACTGGGCCAGCCTCTGATTCAGAACGTAGTGGATGCGATTTTTTCTTCGGAATATGTGGAAACGGTCATGGTGGCCACCAGTATTCACACTCCACAGACCGCCAGGTGGGTTAAAAACAAGGGATTGGCCAGTATAGATACTCCAGGCCGGGGCTACGTGGAGGATATGGCATATATACTTTCCCGGCCAGATCTTCATGATAAAATTATCCTCACCGTCACTGCTGATCTACCCCTACTCACCGGGGAGGTGGTTGATGAGGTAATCCAATACTACCTTCAGTGTCAAAAACCTGCCCTGTCGGTGATGGTGCCGGTGGAAATTTTCTATAAACACTGTCTTCAGCCCAGTATGGTCTGGGAAAATCTGGTACCATCTGGATTAAATATATTAAGGGGCAAAGACACAGAACAAGATGAGGAGCTTCTTGTCCTCGGCAAATTAGAAGTAGCCTTAAATATTAATAGCCCCGAGGACATAATATCCCTAAAAAAACTTGGGATGAACTCCTGCAGGTGA
- a CDS encoding methanogenesis marker 14 protein, with protein MSLFKKILGIGPKPVMAKSKFITIEDAKMATFTKKAVGQGYGTSLRPDVYYIVASVELGNTTTKCILTATNLNTSRTYLLDKTVKMTRDIRPPRKGERVFGETVWHVELTKESVSEMVRDTILESIKRSKIDLEKDLDFVVRSTGVTAGFASPEEVGELIIALADGCLDAGIPPRKMSPAISKEALPKRLQEFTLLDKVMFDGAVVSVVPPTGRSVVANEMEGELVTAGIKAGAKWTEIDFRNPCVSMDFGTTLAGRIVNNDQPYARTIGNFCGLAGAISDAVIRGTEKVDQRGGAALDLYSRDILKKADWKAALEYAKQVHEHVDIRKVPENRDRFGTVPVDPDAANSAGTTLIGCDVGVNGDKLPELTKIGHKIYEEAGIHTIFATLDHVSALVVKRLIDEAVEEKVIEEGSALGVTGRAGITGRKPEFIMEYAKPYFKDVLFVSDALALGAAVMARCMNSMGTTKIPLGGRQGGPCILGQRRKLQQKGK; from the coding sequence CTGTCACTTTTTAAGAAAATTCTAGGTATCGGTCCAAAACCAGTTATGGCAAAGAGTAAGTTCATCACCATTGAAGATGCTAAGATGGCCACCTTTACCAAGAAGGCAGTGGGTCAGGGGTATGGAACCTCCCTGCGGCCGGATGTGTACTATATTGTCGCCTCGGTGGAACTGGGAAATACCACCACCAAGTGTATCTTAACTGCTACCAACCTTAATACCAGTCGCACCTACCTTCTGGACAAAACGGTAAAGATGACCAGGGATATCAGACCTCCTAGGAAGGGTGAAAGAGTATTCGGAGAGACAGTCTGGCATGTAGAGCTAACTAAAGAATCGGTATCCGAGATGGTCCGAGACACGATCTTGGAGTCCATCAAACGTTCTAAAATTGATCTAGAAAAGGATTTAGATTTCGTAGTAAGATCCACCGGGGTCACTGCTGGTTTCGCATCCCCGGAAGAAGTGGGAGAGTTGATCATCGCCCTGGCTGATGGCTGTCTGGATGCGGGTATACCTCCCCGCAAGATGTCTCCGGCCATATCCAAAGAGGCCCTGCCCAAAAGGCTACAGGAATTCACCCTGCTGGATAAGGTAATGTTTGATGGTGCGGTAGTAAGCGTAGTACCGCCCACCGGCCGATCGGTTGTGGCCAACGAAATGGAGGGTGAGCTGGTAACTGCCGGTATAAAAGCAGGTGCAAAGTGGACTGAAATTGATTTCAGAAACCCCTGTGTCTCTATGGACTTTGGAACTACATTAGCAGGACGTATAGTTAATAATGATCAACCCTACGCTCGAACCATCGGTAACTTCTGCGGACTGGCAGGAGCCATTTCCGATGCGGTTATCCGTGGAACAGAGAAAGTTGATCAAAGGGGAGGAGCAGCCCTTGATCTGTACTCGCGGGACATCCTTAAAAAAGCAGACTGGAAGGCGGCCCTGGAATACGCAAAACAGGTGCATGAACACGTGGATATTAGAAAGGTGCCTGAAAACCGGGATCGGTTTGGAACCGTACCTGTAGATCCCGATGCTGCCAACAGTGCAGGAACTACCCTCATAGGCTGTGATGTGGGTGTCAATGGTGATAAGTTGCCGGAACTGACCAAAATTGGCCATAAAATATACGAGGAAGCTGGAATCCACACTATCTTTGCCACCCTGGACCACGTAAGTGCCCTTGTGGTTAAAAGGTTAATTGATGAGGCCGTAGAGGAAAAGGTCATCGAGGAGGGTTCGGCATTGGGAGTTACCGGACGTGCGGGTATCACCGGTAGAAAACCCGAATTCATCATGGAATATGCTAAACCCTATTTTAAAGACGTTTTGTTTGTTTCTGATGCTCTTGCTCTGGGGGCGGCGGTAATGGCTCGTTGCATGAATTCCATGGGAACTACCAAAATACCCCTGGGCGGTAGACAGGGTGGACCTTGTATCCTCGGTCAGCGCAGAAAACTACAGCAGAAGGGAAAATGA